Proteins encoded together in one Terriglobus saanensis SP1PR4 window:
- a CDS encoding L-rhamnose mutarotase, whose protein sequence is MKRYCLACDLKDEPALITEYIDWHTKVWPEVMESLGAAGVLDMEIYSLGDRLFMIMEVTDDFTFERKASMDLANPVVQKWETMMGRFQSTLPFSEDGRKWLPMERVFWLQGALGQ, encoded by the coding sequence ATGAAGCGTTATTGCCTTGCCTGTGACCTCAAAGATGAGCCAGCCCTGATTACGGAGTACATCGACTGGCACACGAAAGTGTGGCCCGAGGTGATGGAGAGTCTCGGGGCGGCGGGCGTTCTGGACATGGAGATCTATTCGCTTGGCGACCGTCTCTTTATGATCATGGAGGTCACAGACGACTTCACCTTTGAACGCAAGGCGTCCATGGATCTCGCAAACCCTGTGGTGCAGAAGTGGGAGACGATGATGGGTCGCTTCCAATCCACCCTTCCCTTCTCAGAGGACGGACGGAAGTGGCTGCCGATGGAGCGTGTCTTCTGGCT